DNA sequence from the Uloborus diversus isolate 005 chromosome 1, Udiv.v.3.1, whole genome shotgun sequence genome:
aaccacgagcctatttaaggtcgcccagtcccctttaatgacgacggtgggtcttcgaccatcgaggttcgaactcaggaccctccggccccgaatccgacactctaccgatcgggctaccacggcccctatctaattgattaaacttgatttttaaaagtaatggAGTAAACGTGCGCCACCCTGCCGGCAAATCATGAACATAAACATGATGGTATTAATATCGTTCGTGATTTATTTTATAGTTTGATCATTTTGCAGCTTGCCCTCTGTGTTTAAAatgagtttaattttatttatttaacacaaataactattttatgaaagtttaaatgtcaaataaataaataaataaataaataaaaagtaaaaaaataaataaaaatgataataataaataaaatattttttttacaaaaaccgcgggtggggggggggggggtcaaaagtgcacccatgatctggccccctcactttttcgagacacgagccgccactgtatatatatatatatatatatatatatacggggggcggtccgccccgggtgtcaccagTCTGGAGGGTGttgcaagtttttcaaaaatatgaagccaaaatgaatttttaagactacaaattggaaaattttccgTGGGGTAAACAATTAACCCCTccctacttttatttgttttttgtacattagccgatttaaaatttcgttataacacaaatgtaattgTTCCTGAATTGCGTGAATTTCATGCTTTCATGTACAcacatttttcccccttttgcgtctggggggggggggtgacaccccacaaattaccgccccaggTGTCAACTATTCTAGGtacgctatatatatatatatatatatatataataatgataaaagtgaaaaatattgaaaagatcaCACCAAAAGTCCATAGATGCGCAAAGCAGCAAAACTTAAAAGCCAAGTAAATACAAAATacgcaaacaaaatttcaaatattaaacaattatataaagataatgatgataaaaaggaaaattgcaaacagcaattaaataggaaaagataaagtatgaatccagagctcatcagccgtggaggattcgtAATTTATGTTCAAAAGACCAAAactttaactatgaactaaaagagaatgtttaagctccagtacatgcaatatagagtaacattgggcaaatgcaccacttgctaaactataaacaataaactagagctggagctgtactggagcttaaacattctcttttagttcatagttaaatttttggtcttttgaccataaatTATgtatcctccacggctgatgagctctggattcatactttatcttttcctacttaatgctatttgcaattttcctttttatcatcattatttttatataattgtttaatatttgaaattttgtttgcttattttatatatatatacatatatatatatatatatatacttctgTTTCAGATCGTTCTGTTGGTTGTCGCTGCGGAGGGACAGTCCTCCCTTCCTTCTTCCGCGGAGCAGACGAAGTTGGAGATGTCTGTCACCCCCTCCCAAAGCAGCAAAGAGACGGAACCGACACCTGCCGAGGATTCGAAAGACGGACTACCTCCGTTCGGCGATGACGCAAAAGCAGAATTGGGTAAGGATGCAGTTATTTTATTGCACAATTCTTCTGCGTCTCTAATAATGAGGCTGCGCTTTCACCATTTACAGACCTGTTGCGTTAccacagtggcgtagccatggggggataGGGGGTTAGAACCCCCCATGAGCCCccaaaaattttatatatatatatatatatatatatatatatatatatatatatatatatatatatatatatatatatatatatatatatatatatatacagtgaagcaccgtttatacgtttctgttttgtacgtttttatcaattatattttttttcacagtcccttcaaaaacgtataaactgtgCTGCTTCACTGTGTacacttacatacatacatatacatacatacatacatatatacatatatatatgtgtgtgtgtgtgtttaaactTGAGGGCATagtagctttactttaaacttcagaaaaaattaaccccccccccccaaggattttttctcgctacgccactgcgtTACCAATCCATTTGTTCACTTGGCACTTCCATCGGCGGATGCCACTGGCACAATAATTTCGACAGATAAttttcccaccagatggaggcacccgTCAAAGGGtaactttgaatttaattttgccgagagtACTCAAGTTGAAGCTTATGCTatggatacggatccggatcattagtgtcaagattcgcGAACACGGATACGGACACggttctctgttttttttttactcaattcaaTTTGCCAATTGTGAGTTTTGTCAAGGAAGGGATTCACGTCAGGGTAAatgcactatttctttaaaaatttcatctaCGGCGGAAACTTAATCACGAAAATGATTTATTCGCAACCGAAGCCTCCGCTAAGATTGGGGAAGGGATGGGGGAAATGGGACAGCGCTgcaattatctttactaataataaagctgaatgtccctctgtctgtcaggatctctgtgacgcacattgcgcctagaccgttcggtcgattttcatgaaatttagcacaaagttagtatgtagcatgggggtgtgcacctcggagcgatgtttcgaacattcgatgtggttctttttctattccaagtttaaggacaaaaatatcataagatggacgagtaaattacgaaattatcataacgtggaaccgtaacatgggcacaagccaaatcggcgagataagaaattatcataacgtggaaccgtaacatgggcacaagccagttggcgagaaaattcaccatacattattcgtaaatatacaggcgaaccaaaagaccttttaatttttctattacgggcaaagccgtgcgggcaccactagtgTTAAAATATATCTTAATTAACTTTCAGACATAGGCAATGTACGAACTCCGATTCTTTCGCCTAAGctaaaaaaatttgcagtttagGCTGAAGAAATTAATTTTGCCTCTTGTCATGCCATTAAAATGTTAACTGTAACATTACAGACGGTACATGCTTATATCACGTATCAAAACATACTGACTCTGATTTTCTGAGACCTTCAGCGCCTCCTTTGAAGGTCTCTGGAAATTCACGCTTCATTCAGCTTACACTCTTCGTTTGCACCCACCAGAACACGAGAACCATGCCAACAACTCTGTCATATTCGTCAGGTAGGCAAGTGTTTGTTCCAAATGGCATTTCTGAACCAGATtccaaaaaaatatgtgtctctGATCGCATTCTCCTTTGCAGAATTCTTCGAGTCCCTGATGGACGACACCGAAGACGACGAATCCAAAGAAGAGTCCAAAAAGCCGGACGAAGACGAGTTCCTGTCCGTCACGGTGCTGTACCCGGACCAACTGCGGAGACAAGGAGACCTGAATCCGGAATTCGGGCAGAGACAGACCCGACCCGGGGTGGAGTTCGACGACCCGCAGCCCCCCAAAGCGGACGACCGCTTCCCCCCTCCGCCCGTCTACCCGCCGAAGAGGGACAGGGACCAGGACAACCCGCCCCTGCTACAGTTGACTCAGGGCGGCTACCGGAAACCGTACGAATCCTCCATCAGCCAGAGGCAGGAACCGGATTCCAAGTCGGACGAGGACCAGGCCGCGAAGATTCAGCCCCAGGTGTCCTACTCGCCCGCATTCCGGCAGCCCCAGTACGCGTCGTTCGGACCGGGACCCGTGCTGCAGAATCCGTTCGTCGCCCAGCACCGGAACTTCGTCGGTCCGAACAGCATCCTGCCGACTTCCGTCCAGAGCGGATTCCTGAACACCCCGCCGGTCGGATTCACGGACTTCGCCAACTTCCAGGCATCGTTCCCCGCCGCGAGGGACAACGGGGGGTATCCGAGCCTGATGCAAGACCCCGGCCTCGTGCCCCTCTTCCAGTCCCCGCTGTTCCAGAACTCCCAGTACCAGCTCGTCGACCCTTCCAGGACCCTCCAGGGCCACCTGTTGAGCGGAAGTTACGAGACGGTGGACAGGCCCGACTACGCAGCCTACTTCCGGCACCCGACTCCGCCCAGCCCTCAGTTCCAAGTGCCGCCAAACTACTACGGCGCAGTCGCGGGGAATAACGTCTTCGGCAACCCTTTCCTCGCCAACAACCCCGCTTCGCCGCCATTCACGCCAAGGTATGTCGCCTACGGTGGTTCAAaactacatgtaaaaaaaaaagtttctcctagataccgggaCACACCTCactacgaggggggacccaaaaataacccgatttttgttctaaaatatttatttattagtttattcacaaaatttctttagtctcctttagtgagcggtcagtcatgtcaatcaaaggtcagttgaacttttgaaattagcgggcggtcagttgaaccaatcaatggtcagttcagCTTAGTGAGCGCTCCGTAGAGCCAATAAAACGTCGGAtcagcttattgggcggtcagttgagccaaccaaagttgggatgagcttagtgggctgtcagttgagccaatcaatggtcaggtgagcttagtgggcggtcagctgagccaatgaaatgtcggttgagcttagtgggctgtcagttgagccaatcaatggccagttgagcttagtgggttgtcagttgagccagtcaaaggtcggttgagattagtagGCGGTCAGCTGAGTCGCTCAATGGTcagtttagcttagtgggcgggcagttgagccaatcaatggccagttgagcttagtgggttgtcagttgagcgagtcaaaggtcggttgagattagtagGCGGTCAGCTGAGTCGCTCAATGGTcagtttagcttagtgggcgggcagttgagcccttagatgcaatacacttgttaattcttgttttccactgttagaagctcccctggaactccttaactttgaccatgtccagtgctcgtcagcctctacatcatcaaaacgcttcactttcagatttttttcaccCTTGGAAACAGTAAAAGATCACAGGCGGCTAGGTCTGGTGAATACGGGGGTCGAAGAACGACTTGCCATCCCTGAGAGGCCaattagcggttaatagtgaaggttgtgtgtacgggagcgttatcattgtGAAGGAACCATCCTTCCAATCGCCCAAGCGAGCTCCAACTctctcttgtttcttctaaagtttcgtcaatcgCAAAACGATGACGCTCTTtgattttttggcagattttttcaaaattttcatcatttcggGACGTTGAAGGgtgctcagagcgagcatgatcttcaacattcgtgctaccacgtttaaagcgcccaaaccgcTCAAAAACttatgtacggctcatagcagCGATCTTGAAAGCTTGCTGAAACGTTTGGCAAGCTAATccattgccgacttttcaagACTTTTCAAGTCTTTCATGCAGGagtagcaaaatttcaagtttcgtttgttctttcaaatctgccataatgagttcgcaggcggaaagaaaCAACGCCTGAGAAAACCAACCCAACGATCAGACGTTACCAACTAAACTGATGCCACTTGCAGAGATGGTTTGTGAAGCTCTTTTGTagtcatctagctggagaacactctactacatctaggattggcaccGTACCAtcagtccggtttcttttgggttcCCCCCTcgtatttttagacttgtggatagcaatatactggaagaatttcatCTTCCTATTTcgactgaaagagggtgctcaacccccccccTCACCCAAACTTCATacctatggggaggggggttaaaaaagtGCATTAAACTGAataaacaatgctacatattataatatacaatagaaatatgtatatacattgcaataaaacaattatttacaaaaaacaactgtagaaatgaaatatttctcaatgtgtggcattttctatgctactgCTCATTCTAaatggaggggtcattgagcaccgtcttaaaatttgagtaagaagctaaaacttttacagcataatactattagtaagtgtaaaaaaaggggggggggtcctggactctagctgaaaaaaaagtttttctgaaccACCCTTATGTCGCCGTAGTACACGCATTGCGAGCAATCATAATTAGAAAACATGaacaactagctgcgttgcccggctttgcccggtctatcttgaaaataaaaattgcgtcaaATGACGtaaattcaacaatcaggcttagataaataaataataataaaaaaaatcatgcaaaatttcccgtcCAAACAATGgcgacaaatattaaaatacttttaagaaattaaatccagaggATGGACttcaaaagcgtaaccatggaaacacaaaataagttttaggaattaaaatgcgaaagaaaatggttcacaatttgaatggaaatgagatttcttaaacttgatttaaaaagtcttgtaactttttttcctttcgagataaaagcttatttttttcgaccataggtcgaatcagatctggagtaaaaaatgacgctttttccaatggtgtcaaagagaaaactgtgggacaattccttcactttttattgatttatttaagaagaaagtagtgcctaaatttcagctaagcctaaaaaaaattcgagcaaaaaacgcaaataactcccgccgaaCTAAAGTtcgagcattggaacaaattgcgtagaacgcggaaaaatctaccctttctaacgatatgtaatattaatatgtgcaggtaatttttcacctccatatttgagaatttatgtgaaaataggacctaaattggaaaaaaaaaaagaactattcatcgaattttattcgaactggtctgcaaaccttctcaggacttaaaggaacaaactgtgaaaatttcaccgaaatcggccgggtagttctccagttttgcgagttcaaacacacagacgctttttggagactacattttatactatgtagagaagagacTACATGGAAAATATTCAGTTCCATTATTCATTTTCATCCGCAATAAATCCACCCACAGAACTTAATGCTGAGAAGCTGGCTGTAGTTGGGCAACCTTAACCTGGCAAGGTCGAAATGCTGTCGATGATCAGCCGAGCCTGcaaatgctaccaggttaggttttcccatGGCctcacttaattcttataggccgtggcaatcgctgaatgaaacccatggcaacaaagagggtgcCACACGGCACCCCCTGTTTCCAAtactttgccattgattggtggatgcaggggttccctgtggcgcctcttgcggtcaaaatgggtgacGTCCAACTGAAACtgaacaaactttgaaacattgacaatgattggtggatgcatgagctgcatcgatttaacacagaaaagtcataaattgtcaaggcccgtgagccagggttcgtactcaatttcagaaacaaaatgaaggagttttggaggagttttgaaggagtaaaatgagtttttgaaggagtactaatgggctgtcataaaaataaagtcgcactttttttaaacgtatttgaCCCCCTttcccctttatcacaaagtgtcacacttcacctaactcctcctcttgttgCACGtcatattatttataaatatattgttacaataactgtgatgtcactttttgtcaccctctctcttccccttgtcacaatttcgtgAGCCTGTCTCATCCTCAAGGCATGGCAtaacttgtggatgaccctttttactatatcataactctaaacaattgtttttcaacacaatcacttaatgtagtatatctatttatgtagttttaaatatttaaataataattagacaacctgacttttgctgctgagagtctGGTGgaggaaaaacaataatcataaaacttgaaaaaatagccaagcaccacttaagcatgttttacttcatgtATAAAAGGcccttgtgacgaagttagttgtcgatcaaagtattGTAAGTTACCGTCATacaggaagattatgtagtcttgaactaaaaaagaaagagttttgaaggagttaataccaaaatgaaggagtttgaagggcccttccaaaaaatttcataaatgaaggaccattggaggagttttgaaggagcgtacgaaccctggtaaGCGTAAGCGAAAATTTAGTGAGACCATGGTAATTAGggactactgtctgaccacggattgtatggaaagagaaacatccgttttacagccggaaatgggcgaatctattattttttagcgatgccagcttttgcaaaagcagagtctcattcaaatgagtttaatacgggcatcaaatttttacttttcccccttattcacatagattcgtcctatctggacgtttgaaaattccatgtaatccgtggttggacagtaactaTAGGATCTCGAGTAAACAGCAAAATCGTTGGCTACCCGAAAAATACAAAAAGGTAGGTAACATAAAGGTAGGTGTAAATAAGGCCCGAATCGATttaaaataacaggaaatattacATGAATGGAAAACTAGATGAATATATTAGCGGAACCATAAAGTAGAGGTTTTAAGGCCACCACAGGAGAAGTTGAAACGTTTTCTTGTTGCCGCAGGTACATCCGATTCCAGTCGCCAGGAGGGAATCCCGTTCCTCCCAACGGTCAACGCCAACAAGACATCCCACGGgaaaaccaaccaaccaaattaGAAGAACCGACTCCGAACGAGCCCGATCCGGTCCCCTTCGGGACTCGTCTGCAGGCCCCACCCCAGGACAGCCAGACGGACTTTTACATGAGGTACCCGGTGAGGGATGCTGGCTACGCCACGGAGGAAAGTCTACCCTCCCAGAATGCGACTGAGGATGATTCTCCCGCCAGGAGGTTCTTCCCCCTACCCAGGCCCTTCGGAAGGGACCCTTACAGGGATGCCCTGAACGTTCTACAGCAGCAGCCCTCCACGGACAGTCGGGTGAATAGCACCGAAGGCGAAACTTTCTTCAGGAACCGACCCTTCGGGGACTACCCGAACCTGTCCACGTTCCACAGTCCGGCGTTCCATCCGGCCATGGGAGGATCCGGGAACGCTTTCGAACGTCCGGATGCGAACTTCCAGTTCATGAATCCGGCCCGCCCCGGATCCGGTGAGGGAGACGGTTCGGTGACGCCCGCTTGCGCTCTCCAGAGCAACGCATCCATGTGCTTCGAGGATAAAGATTATCCGAGGTAAGATGAATCGATATATCGATGCCTCAATTTCCGAATCGATTaacttcactttcaaaaaaaatcatcattttcgTTTTAATAGtacttaatcaatgcttagaatgtgaatttgtATTAAGCTTttagttcagtacatttctgatcctgggtgacccccctatttgccgcccgtTTATAGCTGTGAATTTTCGTAGACATAGTACACACATAgtaacacatacacgcacatacacctacacacatacacaaacacaatcacatacacacacatacacctatacatatacacaaacacatacacacacacaatgacatacacacacacaatcacatacacacacatacacctacacatatacacctgcacatacacacacaatcacatacacctacacacatacacaaacacaatcacatacacacacatacacctacacatatacacaaacacatacacacacacaatgacatacacacacatacacctacacacacacaatcacatacacctacacacatacacaaacacaatcacatacacacacatacacctacacatatacacaaacacatacacacacacaatcatacacacacatgcacctacacatacacacacacaatcacatacacacatacacacacacaatcacatacaccacacgcatacatacagacacctacacatacacacacacaaaaacataaacatacacacaactacccacacactcatgcctgcacacatacacaaacacatatgcctacacacacatacacataccccctacacacaaacacacataccccccacacacaaacacacacgcctacatacacacgctcgtgattgcgaaaaacataatttgaattcaagaggtcaaaactcaaattgattttttatctattgtacgttagctttgttgtacaagctggTTTATTTGGTtaccgctgaaaaaaaaggcgcgaaaagcCGTCTCATTCCAACATCTCCCTCTTGTTGGCATTGAATtcgacacacatttcttcaaatatttcgaaaactctTTTCTGTGTGCACTCACATATGTATGGACGCCTCAGTTCCctaatcgattaactccactttttaaaaaaaaatcatcatttttgctttaatagtgcttaatcaatgctcagcatgtgaatttatattaaaattttggttcagtacatttctgaccctgtgagggcagaaaatgtaacacgagggtcTATTCATTCcaatggataacaccatcttcttcataatttttctcgactttttgttttatggagttaatcgatacATGTAATAATGTAatatataataatattaattttaattagtaatttatttattatataataATATTACATTTAGGGATGGGGTGGGGGTTGAAGAATTGGACATGACCCCCTGGCTCAAACATAAATTCAAAACTGCATAAAATATTCTTAACAGCAAGAAATCTAAAAACCTTCACAGAAACTGATGACGGTAATTTGTGTGAAAGTTTGGTAAATTGTGTGCATTTACACACTCACACTTACAAATATATGTGTACGAGGGTCATTCAATAGTTGAAGAATAACTGAcctggagggggaaaaaaaaggttttttctacAATCCCACTTCTCCACATAATTTCTATCAACATTTACACACTTGCCCCAATaggtttcaagtttttttttttatagagagGGCAAAGTACTTTTTGTCTTGATACCGGAGCCATTTTCACACAAAATGTCTTGACACCCTCTGGTGCATTACAATCTTCGTAAATTCCATCTCCTgcacaggggtgattgtgagttcatcaaaaaatacctggaAGTTTCAAAgtgagaacgggggggggggtaatctttggcccctattacttaagtgtacctttgccatagtattaaatagttgtgagtcaaaatagtgtgtgtacatttgattaaatttttaatgggtcacaaagttacttttgagctgctgttatacaaattatcttgacatttgtccatcttaaggaaTAGGTggccatcttaaggctcttgcaggtatatttgatgagtattatataatttaaaaaaattgcgaaggaagggagataaaagcataacaaaacataattccggtattttcggacataaaataccggaaatacgtccgaaaataccag
Encoded proteins:
- the LOC129220779 gene encoding uncharacterized protein LOC129220779 is translated as MSVTPSQSSKETEPTPAEDSKDGLPPFGDDAKAELEFFESLMDDTEDDESKEESKKPDEDEFLSVTVLYPDQLRRQGDLNPEFGQRQTRPGVEFDDPQPPKADDRFPPPPVYPPKRDRDQDNPPLLQLTQGGYRKPYESSISQRQEPDSKSDEDQAAKIQPQVSYSPAFRQPQYASFGPGPVLQNPFVAQHRNFVGPNSILPTSVQSGFLNTPPVGFTDFANFQASFPAARDNGGYPSLMQDPGLVPLFQSPLFQNSQYQLVDPSRTLQGHLLSGSYETVDRPDYAAYFRHPTPPSPQFQVPPNYYGAVAGNNVFGNPFLANNPASPPFTPRYIRFQSPGGNPVPPNGQRQQDIPRENQPTKLEEPTPNEPDPVPFGTRLQAPPQDSQTDFYMRYPVRDAGYATEESLPSQNATEDDSPARRFFPLPRPFGRDPYRDALNVLQQQPSTDSRVNSTEGETFFRNRPFGDYPNLSTFHSPAFHPAMGGSGNAFERPDANFQFMNPARPGSGEGDGSVTPACALQSNASMCFEDKDYPRQDVHYSLNSDAYVLERFTTPGLGAEPNRTSERSICGADVRYGAPLRGKNAQGRWKVIVNMDSGLAEGRFTQMVRLEVCRSSGDPCSHTDDKVKTSCVQQYSLQSLLSWSTDRGVHSDLYRLPVACSCQLVDA